cacataaatttACGCAAGTTGCTAAAGGGTAGGTCATGTACTCATGTAACTTAAATATCCTATTACATCCTCCACTTTTCTGCAACCCCATAGATTCAGGATTCCAGGAGTAAAAATGTGGGAAACAGGGTAAATATAAGCATATATGCTAGAGAGAAAAATGATGATAGATAGAGTCATAGAGATCATTACCTGCAAAAGCAAAACAACATTGTCCCCTTCATAAGTACATGCAGGAACATAGACAGCAAACAACTCAGGGAGCCCACTGCTACAGAGATAGCCATGCCCTCCACAAAGTTTTCGGCATTCTTCAATAGCATCCTGCATCAAAAACAAATGCACACGAAGAGAATTAACAAATCAAATTTAGTTAGAGACTGTCAATGATATGCTACCAGTACCAGCTGAAGGTATTTTCTACAGGTTTTATAAACATAATTCCCACATGCAACAGTGACAAAAACATAGCACTTAAGTCAAGTTTTATCAGTCCATTATTCACTGCAACACAAAAAGTGTATGCATTGATAAACCATGAATTCAATTTTAGAGTAAAAGCAAGTTTTGGGATCTAGGCAAACAAATGCATTTGCAAAGTGTACCAAGAGTCAGGGTAGGTGTGACCCCACGTCTCACGCCCATCCAATAAGTATCGAACAAAGGCAAGCAGGATATGCAGCAACAAAGGCAGTAAAGTACACAACCATCTAAGTTGATAAACCATCTAccattcagttttaaattgacaGATTATCACATACAGCAGTAACTGATGTTGTCAAGGACTTCAATCCTGCAGTGCAAGCATGCGCCTCAGGCAGTGTAGAAAAATCATTGGCTTGCAATCTCTTGGTTACGTCAGTGTAGAGCCAACTCAACCAGTCCCCAACAATTCTGAAAGCATATGCTGAAGCCAGCAATGGAAAGAGCCTATTCTGCTGGGTTTTGTAATCTATAACCTACAAGGAACAAATCGTGCAAATGAGTTATTTGTAACAAGCAAAAGAATTAGAGATAAGAACATCTTTTGGGCTATCGACTAAAACTTTCCACAAAAGGCCACTCAATGAGACTTCGGAGTAATTCTAATTTCTAATTCACAAACTAAAACTTGACTAGCAATATGATATCACTTCTTACTGCTCAGTTACTTTGAGGAGTACATTTACAAGGAAACTTCAGTTCTATGCCACAACACCGAACACCAAATTAAGCAAAAGATACTCCGTAACAAAGGAACAAGTTCTTTGTAAgtaaattagtatttttttatttaagccAATACAACAAAGCCTCATACAGAAAAAAATCAGCTATTGATTTTCCTGAACCTCAATACCTGAGTCTCACGTCCGTTTTCGGAACCAAACTGCCGGCGAACAGCACTATATCTAGTGGCAATACAAACTGCTTTTGATAGAGCACGTGAAGCATCATATACAATTGTTTGCCGAACGTAAACCATGGTACCATAGATTAGCTGCCGAGGGATATTAGACTTCACAACATTTCCTTCCCTTGTCACCTGTAACACACTGGGACCATGCAAAGTGGATTCAGAATAGTTACTCCAGCATTAAATTTGCTCAGCTACTGTTAAGTGTTTAGATACCATAAAATCCTTCTAACAGAGTTATAACTTAGAAATATAAAAATACAGGTCAAAATCATtgagatttaatttggaaatgATACAGGTGACATACAGATGAATCATGCCAGTGTTAAAATGTGAGTtaattaactttttaaaaaaaaaaaaatcaactccTTCCATAGGAGAGCTAAACTAAAATAACAGTCCAGACTTTCTCTCTGCTCTTGTATTTCAGAATCTCAAATTCCCAATCAATCTCTTGTTCATTCATTACCATAATATTCACAAAAATCAATGTTTAccaaattccaattcccaaaGCCTCATAAACTTCTTCAAGCTTACATCTCATCTCACAGCTAAATATCTTACAGATTTACATCACTCTTTCTCAGGAAAGGTCAAAAGAAGTTTAAGACTGgatgttattatattttaatccaCGAATGGAATTTGAAAGTAACATTTCTAAAAATTTAACATGAACGTTAAGgtttcaacaacaaaaacaatgtcGAAGCCTTAATCTAATATGGGTCAGCTACATGAGCTACGACTTATCTCTTATGATCGTTTACCATGATCctctccctccattcctttcaACCAAGTGTCATATTAGGTCTCTCTCAACTTCTTCTAAAATCCCGTGATCCCAACACTCTACTTTCCTCAACAACATATCTTTCAATATCCGTCTCACATGCCCAAACCAGAGAAATCATTTATCCCTTATTTCATCCTCAATATCTGAAACTCCAACTTCATTCCTAAAAATAATTTTCTCCTTTAAGGTGTTTTAACTCTACCATCTAAGCATACGCATTTCTGGTAGTCCCATCTTCCTAATATGATATTTCCTAAATGCCAAACATTCCATATAAACACACTTGTATAATAGTCGTCCATATAGATTTTCCTTTAACTTCAATAGAACACTACAACCACACAAATCCCAAGTTGCTCCAATTGAGCAACCCGGACTTGATCATGTGGGTCACATCTTAGTCAATTTCTCCATCCCTCTGCAAAATCAAACCAAGGCAACTCCTTAACAACCAATGCTAAAGGTTTAAAACAGCATTCCGAGTACTCAATTTTGCTCCGACTTACTAAACCCTCGAGATTCTAGTTGTTGCCTCCATCAATCCGATTTAGCGTTAACCCTCATTCTAATTTCATCCCATTTCTATACTTTTAGCATTTTTAGGTAAAGTGTACGGtaccataaaaaaaattaactaacaTCGGAACGTATCATAAAGACTAGTAAAATGggaattcaacaataatattaatcaaaagaaataaaaaaatattagctAGTAGGACTAATATGACAATGTAAcaaaagcacaagatggaataTAGTTTAAAAAAAGTCAAGAACAAACCGCATGAGCATTTGATCCCTAGGAATGCGCACATGGTCAAATCGCAGGACTCCGTTGTCCATTGTGTTATAAGCTGCATTTCCAAATTTCATCCCAATGTCACCGACAGTGATGCCAGGTAAAGCCAAGTGATCATCCAAACTTCGCAGTTGTACAATGAAACCTTGACGCACAAAAAACGCAAAGGTTAATATCATCGACATATCATTGATATCAATAACATACTTGGCTTATAGACAAATTTAGACCTTGAATTGATGAAGTAACATTATTAAACAACAGAAAAGAGGCAAAGGGGAGCATAAACAATTGAATGCGTGTAAATTTACCGTGGACCCCATGTTCTTTCCCGTCTGTTATTAATCGAGCATAAACAATTGCATGCGTGGAAATTTTTCCCAAGCCACCAGGCCACCACTGCAATGTCATCAGAAATAACATCAAAAATCGACCAACCTAACTATTGGATTAACAGAACTCTGCAGTGGGTTTAATTATACAAATTTGAGTAGGAAGCTTTCAAAAAAATGATAATTGTAAACAAGAAAAGCTGAGAAGAAATAATACAGAGATTATTTTTTATGCTTACTTTGCTAGATGTCAAAGTTGGACTATGTATAACAAATTCATCTGTTTCAGGATCAAACGTGGCAGTGGTTTCAAGCCCTTGGACATTAGACCCATGACCAAGTTCGGTTTGAGCATAACACCCGATAATTTGCATCCTATAAGCCAATGGAAGCCATTTGGCCTGCTGCTCCTCAGTGCCTTGTCCTTTAATAGCAGGAACAAACATTCCCTGGGAAATAAAATCATGCAGAAGATTATTGACAGCAGAATTCACACACAAAACAAGTCCAAATTGAAAGAGAAGGCACAGTTTGGATTTAAACGGACAACTAATGAAACCATACAagaatatattaaaaaaagatGATTATCACCAAAAAGGCATAAACTTTACCCAATGAAGATCTGTATAAGCAGGTTGATCAACAAAGAACCTCAATTGACTTGCTTCCTCTTCTGCAATTTTAACAATGTGTTAACCTCATAACTTGCACAATACAATTATCACCTACCGGAAACAAAATAGGGCGTATAGTATTGCAATTAGCAACCATATCAGGAAACATACCAGTCAATCGAAGTTCGATAATTCTCTTCCAAGCATGACTGGCTTTTCTTAGTGTGTTCTTAAACAACTCCTTCCTATCTAGCCTAACCCTATCATCCTTCTTAAATTCCTGCAACACCAAATAAGACAGAGGTCATCATCATAAACTATAATTGGTAACCATTAACCTCACTGAATCAATCAGCCAAAATACCTAAGCATCAGTTGTTGCAATTACGAGCATTATATCTTTGCTAAACATAATTTATATACGATCAGAGAATCAGAGCATACAGTGCAGTAATTCAAGGCAAAAGCGGCAATGAATTGCAACCATGACTAATTTCAAGCTTATACATGCAATTTAATCCATCAACCAAAATACCAAAGCATCAGTTTTCGCATTTATGAGCATTAAACATCTAAACAATTTTAATATACGCATTCGATCAGAACAAACAGAGCAGTAATTCAGGGCGAAAGCGGCAATGTATTGCAACCATACTAATTTCAAGCTTATACATGCAATTTCTATTTCCAAAACCTATTTATCTAAAAAGATAATATTTCATCAATCAAATCACTCAAAATTGAATAAAAGGCAACAAAAGTGACTCAAATAGGTACAAATTTCACCAATTGATAAAATAAATCTTGATGTAAATCCAAATAAATATAACCGACAATAAAGCTCAACAATTACAAAATCAAATTGAAGAGAgatagagagaaagagagacgAACAGGATCACTAGCAACAAGGCGAGCCATACGATCGGAAAGTTGAAGTTTATGTTGGCTACCAGCCCAAACGATCTTCATGGCATTAACATCAAATTGGGCCTTCTTCCTCTCATCAGCTAAGTAATCAACACCTCCTTCTAAATCCTCCATTGTTGATCGACCTTCAATTCAacaaattttaataataattacaaGAACAATTGAACGAAACCCTAATTAAAATATCGTGTAGTGGGAATTCTGGGAAATTGAATGACGTTCACagaggaggaaagagaaaaggtGAGGGATTAAAAAGAGGTTGAAGAAGAGCAGGGGTTGGTGGCCGATGCGGTGGACCTTCTATTTAAGTGGCGATAGTGATATTGATAAGAGGGACACTAATTATCTGTTATTGGATTGGAGTTTGTACTCCGTTTAAATTACTTTTTGGGATATTTATTGATAAGAGGGACACTAATTATCTGTTATTGGATTGGAGTTTGTACTCCGTTTAAATTACTTTTTGGGATATTTATTGAAGGTCAAAACTTTTACACGTTTAAAATACTGTTCAAATGTTTTTGACGGAAGAAACAACGACTTTTTTGGACAATATTTTCAATTGTGAAACAAGTACGGAGTATCCAAATTGAAGGTATGTTTCATCCTCTTTTCAGATATACTAAGATTCAAAAAAGATAAGATTAGATAAGATTAAGAATTGATAAACTAACATAAATAAATTTAGGACAAAAAAATAAGATAAAGTTTAAATGATATATTTATAACTTTTAATAACAGTCAATAATATAAGATAATATACGGCTGTTAATATGTTCAAATAGGATAATGGTtataaaataatactccctctgttccaaaATTATCTTCATGTTTTTCTAAacgagcgtcccaaaattatcttcttGTTTCTAATTATAGATGTACTaacattttactttatttttgtttgggaccactaaaatttaaaaaaaaacaaggaaaactaatttaataacacaaaaatcagaaaaagagGAGGGGACCATTGGATGGAAAAAATGACCCCATATTACCCCTATTTGTGTTGAATCTGTGTGCTTTAAATCTGAACATTTTGATGGGTTGAGAATAAATATTATTGTATTCTTATTGGTTAAACTATTTTGATTAGGATCCATGTACAAAAGAGGAGGGGACCATTTTACTTATTCCAACACAAATACAATCCAATCATTAGACTTATCCACTCcaaatatttttcttaaaaatcgtGAAATTGGTCAAACAAGaagataattatgggacggagggagtagtacaaGATAAGTCTAGACGGTAGATTGtgtgataaatgataaattatgtgactaaaatatattttttaccaCTTAATTTTATGAAGAGTTTTATATTCACCACCTCTTAACTTTATGAAGAGTTTTATATTCACCACCTCTTAACATATTACATCCAACTTCCTGTTCATGTGAGTCTTACTCAATTAATTAACTTCTTTCATTGGAGACCAAGTGGAAGTCAATTAATTAACTTCTTTCATTGGAGACCAAGTGGAAGATGagggaaattaaaattaaaaaaaaaagttggtcAAATGGGTCCCACATGGACGAAAAGTTGGATTAAAAGATGTTTCATAAAATTAAGATGGTAAATACGtagtatgaaattatatttttataagaTAGTAGATACAAAACCTGTTTATATCAATATTTAAGTAAAGATATCGATGGCCAAATTTAGTATATAAATAGTGTAGAAAGTTAACATGATACATTTGTACATCTATTGTGAAATGGATGAAGTAAGCACTATCATCGTAGATGTTATTTGGCTCAAAAGTTGTAATACTCCTTAATCCTTATGGTTTATAATTCCCTCATATGTAAAGGAATGAGGTTCATGTGTTGAGATGAACTCCTTTGCAAACCATCCAAATAAAACCGTCCCCAACAAATTATCACAATAACCAAGCCAAATATAGCACACAAAGCGTAGAGCGCATAACGTTGTGACGAAGTAGAAAAGAGTAACGACCCAAATGACGCCAATGCCATCGATCCAAAGAGAGTCATCCATTTTTGACATAAATCGTCTAGAGAATATATATAATTAGTGGTCGATAATGATAAAGGCAAGAATGATGCTTTGAAGAAAGTTGTTGCATAAGTCGCGCAGTACAACGCCAGTGAAACGATAGCTAGAAACATGGTGGTCGGATTGGTGTCGAAAGGTGAAAGTACATGATCTCCTTGATACTTTAGTTGAAGTAAGCTAACTATCAACGTGGCTATGAAGGTGAAGATAGAATTGTTGGTATCTTGTTGATCGAGTTTCAACACGAGTTTGTTAGCATTGTGTTGCGATATGTAGTAGTTGTGTGTTATGAAAACGTATTGATAAGTTGAATGagatgttgttgttgtgtaATTCATTTGCATTACGGATATATAAGGCTTAATTAGAGGAGTATTTGCTAATTAGGGAGAGTCTAAGTTAGCACATTGCGGAATTAGGTTTTTATAGACTAGCTTAGGCAGTGTGAAGAAGCATAATCCATAATTGATgtcactaattaattaattaaattattatgcATTGCATGACTGTGTGTTTTTTGTCATGACTCTTTGATTAGTCCAAAAGGCCAAAAATGGGATAGGTTGCCGTACATTCTTTTGATTTAAGAggaagaataaataaaatattggtGGTAGCAACTTTTAAGagaatggaggagagaggagacCATAGTCTTTGCTCCTTTCAGATAGTAAAAAGAGAGAAAACTAAAGTATTGAACCTAAACATGATGGGATTGGGGTAAGGAGTTTGAACTTCTAACTTAAATTACTATACTTTTGGTTTGATTATGACTGCAATTAGATTGACTTGATAAGatcccttcaaaaaaaaaaagatttactTGATAAGATACAAGTATCAAGTATATATATGGATTTAACCAATTAATAATGAAGTATGAATCATCTTAGCTgtccccacccccacccccaccccctacTCGTTTTCTCTTTAGAGTGATTCCTTTAAGTTGGAAAGAAAATAATTTGGCTATTAAGTGTAATTAGTTATATCCTGTGTGCACAATTCTTTAGTTTGATTttgggtgcgttctattcacctgattttcttttatttttcatgaacttatctaaacttaactggactaatctgaatttatctgaacttattagaacttatcaaattttattttagttataaattatacttggtcaacccttattttttctgaacttatttttcctgaaataagtggaaataagatgAACAGGACAAAACTTTTATCTTTACTATGACGTTATTGGAGTATATAAATAGTATTGAACATTAGCTTGTAAATACTTAGTATAAATACAGTAGTTTGTACTACCTTACTTTTGAGTTAcacaattaataaaatgtagttTCTGGTTTCCTCTCTCAAAAGCCACGAGCTCTCAAGCTCAACAATGGCGTCACTCTTATCTCCTTCCTTTATTCTTCTTCTTTCCTTCTTCACTCACACAttcaacatggtatcagagcgggaACGATCCCGGCTCTTCAATTCCGCATAAATTTTCGTTCAAATCATCTCATcaatttttccccaatttttctGCTTCGAATTTATTTTTGGGTCGAATTGAGTCAAAACTCGACGAATTAGGATGTAATTCGCCCTAAAATCTCATATTTTCGCTCACAAATCTTCTTTCCATAATTGAATCAAACGTTTTTTGATTCTTGAGTTTTcccccaatttctagggttcATACCAAATCGCAGAATTGAGCGATTTTCCCCAATTCGATTTTGCTGGGTTTTCGATTGCTTTGGATTTATTGAAGTTTTTTTGTCGTCGTCTTCTTCGACGTCTTCTTCGACGTCTGCTTCTCCTACTTCAAGAATCTGGGTACTCCTGAAATTAACCGCAAACATCTCATCACATATTCCTCGCCGACGATAACAAGAGGAAGATGGATAATCGTCGCCGCCATGGAAGAAACTCTTGGAGGATTGCGATTCTTGAATTCGCACGTTGTCTGGAGAGTTCTTGGTTTGATTTCTTGATCTTCTTGATTAATTCATTTGATTACAATTCGCTGCTTGGTGATTGTTGGTGAATTTCTGGGTGATTTTGTTCATTAGGGAATATCTACAGTTGATTTTAAATTTGGCAATATATTTTGTCTTGCCTGTATTCTGAGAATTACTTCGTCTATCGTCCACGAATCATGGCTCAATTTTAGCTAATTCCCAATCATCTGTTCAATTGAATTTTTGCTGTTGGTGGTTCTTGTGTGAGAATAGGAGTAAGTTTGGGTTGAGATTGTTTTCGATTTTTGATGGAGCTCATCTTCTTCGATGAATGCTTACAAGCAGTGGTATAGCTCTTTCTTCTGCAATACATTTGTGCCCCTGGTCTGCTGGTTTGTTCTGTGGTCATGTGATGATCTTATTTGGTGCTCAACTATTTCTCTGCACTATTGAATTGCAATATAGACAATTCAAATGGAAATTGCATAAGAAGGCTGCACAAGTGTTGTTGTGTTTACACTTTGCATTGAAGAAATGTCTGATAATTGGGGATATTCACGAAAAACAGGAACAGTTTAAAGAATGGATGCAAAACCTTGGAATAGGAGATCATGCAGCAGTTTTGCAAGAGGATAGTATACAGTTTTGGGttgaagtttttttttcttttgaatgttGGCACGATTCAACATTTCTTTCCAGCAACAGATCTGGAGTTCAGTACCTGTATAATCAGGTCAATTTTGTTCA
This Spinacia oleracea cultivar Varoflay chromosome 6, BTI_SOV_V1, whole genome shotgun sequence DNA region includes the following protein-coding sequences:
- the LOC110795549 gene encoding peroxisomal acyl-coenzyme A oxidase 1, translated to MEDLEGGVDYLADERKKAQFDVNAMKIVWAGSQHKLQLSDRMARLVASDPEFKKDDRVRLDRKELFKNTLRKASHAWKRIIELRLTEEEASQLRFFVDQPAYTDLHWGMFVPAIKGQGTEEQQAKWLPLAYRMQIIGCYAQTELGHGSNVQGLETTATFDPETDEFVIHSPTLTSSKWWPGGLGKISTHAIVYARLITDGKEHGVHGFIVQLRSLDDHLALPGITVGDIGMKFGNAAYNTMDNGVLRFDHVRIPRDQMLMRVLQVTREGNVVKSNIPRQLIYGTMVYVRQTIVYDASRALSKAVCIATRYSAVRRQFGSENGRETQVIDYKTQQNRLFPLLASAYAFRIVGDWLSWLYTDVTKRLQANDFSTLPEAHACTAGLKSLTTSVTADAIEECRKLCGGHGYLCSSGLPELFAVYVPACTYEGDNVVLLLQVARILMKTVSQLGSGKQPVGTMAYMGRAEHLLQSQCSVQKAEDWLNPDIVLEAFEARSVRMAVACAKNLSEFSNPEEGFLELSADLVGASTAHCQLIVVSKFIEKLQEDIPGEGVKEQLQALCGIYALSIMGKHLGDFLSTGCIKPKQASLANDLLRSLFSKVRPNAIALVDAFNYTDHFLGSVLGRYDGNVYPKLYEEAWKDPFNDTAVPDGYHEYVRPLLKRQVRTSRL